The Caballeronia sp. Lep1P3 genome window below encodes:
- a CDS encoding (2Fe-2S)-binding protein produces MTAIQSAAGVEMRSLSMTINGNKVGPMQVPAGLPMIDFLHEYVGLTGSRLGCGQGVCHACVVIVDRVDGTSEEVRSCINGAHFFDGKTVRTIEGHAKRNEHGEVVELAPVQQKFLEHFSFQCGYCTPGFVNAATVLLERLKREPITKDRIEATIMDALNEHICRCTGYVRYYEAVKDLVLSTPGLVKDAA; encoded by the coding sequence ATGACGGCGATCCAATCCGCCGCGGGCGTCGAGATGCGCTCGCTCTCGATGACCATCAACGGCAACAAGGTCGGCCCGATGCAAGTGCCCGCCGGCCTGCCGATGATCGATTTCCTGCACGAGTACGTCGGGCTGACCGGCTCGCGGCTCGGCTGCGGGCAAGGCGTGTGTCATGCGTGCGTGGTTATCGTCGATCGCGTGGACGGCACGAGCGAGGAAGTGCGCAGTTGCATCAACGGCGCGCATTTCTTCGATGGCAAGACGGTGCGAACCATCGAAGGACACGCGAAGCGCAACGAGCACGGCGAAGTCGTGGAACTCGCGCCGGTGCAGCAGAAGTTTCTCGAACACTTCAGCTTCCAGTGCGGCTACTGCACGCCCGGTTTCGTCAACGCGGCGACAGTGCTGCTCGAAAGATTGAAGCGCGAGCCGATCACGAAAGACCGCATCGAAGCGACGATCATGGACGCGCTCAACGAGCACATCTGCCGCTGCACAGGCTACGTGCGTTATTACGAGGCCGTGAAGGATCTCGTGCTGTCCACGCCCGGACTCGTGAAGGACGCCGCATGA
- a CDS encoding cytochrome c: MMRSPFTRSRLRAVVLALVASGACALSACDSHRENATPNASSPALLARGRYLAQAADCAACHTATGGAPFAGGVRLESQFGTFYGTNITPDTQYGIGKWSADEFHAALHDGKTPHGKLYPAMPYTSYRQMSRADSDAIYAYLMAQKPAAVPNIRADLRFPYNVRFAVRLWDMLFLKDALPDASAGHSADWTRGRYVANALGHCAECHTPRGAFGQLQDAKTFEGGALGRIGAPDITPAALAARGWSAADLQSFFSTGVARQGSAFAEMHPVVTLSTQHLNADDLRGLSTYLLGDAPAAPAPLAVKTGDAAQFVVGRNLYLDSCAGCHGREGEGKPHVAVAMNGNSTLRQTDARNLVVSMLDGIDAQPFPGVENMQRMPAFASTYSDEQLAQLANYLRVTWGGQPGDVTADAVKSLR; the protein is encoded by the coding sequence ATGATGCGCTCGCCATTCACCCGTTCCCGGTTGCGCGCCGTCGTTCTCGCGCTCGTCGCGTCCGGCGCTTGTGCGCTGAGTGCGTGCGACAGTCATCGCGAAAACGCGACGCCGAACGCATCTTCGCCCGCGCTCCTCGCTCGCGGACGCTATCTCGCGCAAGCCGCCGATTGCGCCGCATGCCACACGGCGACAGGCGGCGCGCCGTTCGCGGGCGGCGTGAGGCTCGAATCGCAGTTCGGCACGTTCTACGGCACGAACATCACGCCGGACACGCAGTACGGCATCGGCAAGTGGAGCGCGGACGAATTTCACGCGGCGCTGCACGACGGCAAGACGCCGCACGGCAAGCTGTATCCGGCGATGCCGTACACGTCGTATCGGCAGATGTCGCGCGCGGACAGCGACGCGATCTACGCGTATCTCATGGCGCAGAAGCCCGCAGCGGTGCCGAACATCCGCGCGGATCTCAGATTCCCGTACAACGTGCGGTTCGCCGTGCGGTTGTGGGACATGCTGTTTCTCAAGGACGCGCTGCCCGATGCCTCGGCCGGGCACTCGGCCGACTGGACGCGCGGCCGTTATGTGGCCAACGCGCTCGGCCATTGCGCGGAATGCCACACGCCGCGCGGCGCGTTCGGGCAGCTTCAGGACGCGAAGACGTTCGAGGGCGGAGCGCTCGGGCGCATCGGCGCGCCGGACATCACGCCCGCCGCGCTCGCGGCGCGCGGCTGGTCGGCGGCGGATCTCCAGTCGTTCTTTTCGACGGGCGTCGCGCGTCAGGGATCGGCGTTTGCCGAGATGCATCCGGTCGTCACGCTGAGCACGCAGCATCTGAACGCCGACGATCTGCGCGGCCTCTCGACGTACCTTCTCGGCGACGCGCCCGCCGCGCCCGCGCCGCTGGCCGTGAAGACCGGCGATGCCGCGCAGTTCGTCGTGGGCCGGAACCTGTACCTCGATTCCTGCGCGGGCTGCCACGGACGCGAAGGCGAGGGCAAGCCTCACGTCGCGGTGGCGATGAACGGCAATTCCACGCTGCGTCAGACGGATGCGCGCAATCTCGTCGTCTCGATGCTGGACGGCATCGACGCGCAGCCGTTCCCCGGCGTCGAAAACATGCAGCGCATGCCCGCGTTCGCCAGCACGTACAGCGACGAGCAACTCGCGCAACTCGCGAACTATCTGCGCGTGACGTGGGGCGGGCAGCCGGGCGATGTCACCGCCGACGCCGTCAAATCATTGCGCTGA
- a CDS encoding patatin-like phospholipase family protein, with translation MKSSSPRLSRRAFSLAAASSVLAACTSTGGGNVAPANANSNADTALKTESQRPPRIGLALGGGAARGFAHIGVIKALEARNVRVDLVAGTSAGSVIAALYASGMNGIAINKLALTMDEASISDWAMPFRARGILQGVALQNYLNKTLDNRPIEKMVKPLGIVATDLRSGQPILFQRGNTGVAVRASCSVPSIFEPVRIGDHEYVDGGLVSPVPAAFAHKMGADFVIAVDISARPETALTQSSFDVLMQTFTIMGQSIKAYELDKYANAVIRPNLNAMSSSDFSQRNAAILAGEEAVAKMWPTLQRQLAERGMRV, from the coding sequence TTGAAATCATCGTCACCTCGCCTTTCGCGCCGCGCGTTTTCGCTCGCGGCGGCATCGTCCGTTCTTGCCGCGTGCACGAGCACCGGCGGCGGCAACGTTGCGCCCGCCAACGCCAACTCCAATGCCGACACCGCGCTGAAAACCGAATCGCAGCGCCCGCCGCGCATCGGGCTTGCGCTCGGCGGCGGCGCGGCGCGCGGCTTCGCGCATATCGGCGTCATCAAGGCGCTCGAAGCGCGCAACGTGCGCGTGGACCTCGTCGCGGGCACGAGCGCGGGCTCGGTCATCGCGGCGCTCTATGCATCGGGGATGAACGGCATCGCGATCAACAAGCTCGCGCTGACGATGGACGAAGCGTCCATCAGCGACTGGGCGATGCCCTTTCGCGCGCGCGGCATCCTGCAAGGCGTCGCGCTGCAGAACTATCTCAACAAGACGCTCGACAATCGCCCGATCGAAAAGATGGTGAAGCCGCTCGGCATCGTCGCGACCGATCTGCGAAGCGGCCAGCCGATTCTCTTTCAGCGCGGCAATACGGGCGTCGCGGTGCGCGCGTCCTGCAGCGTGCCGTCGATCTTCGAACCAGTGAGAATTGGCGACCACGAATACGTCGACGGCGGGTTGGTCAGTCCGGTTCCGGCCGCGTTCGCGCACAAGATGGGCGCGGATTTCGTGATCGCCGTGGACATTTCGGCGCGGCCCGAGACCGCACTCACGCAAAGTTCCTTCGACGTGCTGATGCAGACCTTCACGATCATGGGCCAGTCCATCAAGGCCTACGAACTCGACAAGTACGCGAACGCGGTCATCCGCCCGAATCTCAACGCAATGAGCAGCAGCGACTTCAGCCAGCGCAACGCGGCGATCCTCGCGGGCGAGGAAGCGGTCGCGAAGATGTGGCCGACGCTGCAGCGGCAACTCGCCGAGCGCGGCATGCGCGTTTGA
- the gltX gene encoding glutamate--tRNA ligase yields MTQVRTRFAPSPTGFIHLGNIRSALYPWAFARKMKGTFVLRIEDTDVERSSEASVDAILEGMAWLGLDFDEGPFYQMQRMDRYREVVAQMMEKGLAYHCYMSTEDLDALRERQRAAGEKPRYDGTWRPEPGKVLPPVPEGVKPVVRFRNPLAGVVAWDDAVKGRIEISNEELDDLVIARPDGTPTYNFCVVVDDLDMEITHVIRGDDHVNNTPRQINILRALGGEVPVYAHLPTVLNEQGEKMSKRHGAMSVVGYRDAGYLPEAVLNYLARLGWSHGDAEIFSREQFVEWFDLEHLGKSPAQYDHDKLNWLNAHYIKEADNARLAELTKPFLHQAGIDAAAIDGGAPLAQVVALLKDRASTVKEIAENAAMFYREPAIDPQDYAQHVTDAVRPAIAELRATLEGAEWAKEAISAALKATLGAHKLKMPQLAMPVRLLVAGTTHTPSIDAVLMLFGRETVLRRLEKAAA; encoded by the coding sequence ATGACCCAAGTCCGTACACGCTTCGCTCCCAGCCCGACCGGCTTCATCCATCTCGGCAACATTCGCTCCGCGCTTTATCCGTGGGCGTTCGCCCGCAAGATGAAGGGAACCTTCGTGCTGCGTATCGAGGATACGGACGTTGAGCGTTCGAGCGAAGCATCGGTCGATGCGATTCTGGAAGGCATGGCGTGGCTCGGTCTCGATTTCGACGAAGGTCCTTTCTATCAGATGCAGCGCATGGACCGCTATCGCGAGGTCGTCGCCCAGATGATGGAGAAGGGACTCGCGTACCACTGCTATATGTCGACCGAGGACCTCGACGCGCTGCGCGAGCGTCAGCGCGCGGCAGGCGAGAAGCCGCGCTACGACGGCACGTGGCGTCCGGAGCCGGGCAAAGTGCTGCCGCCGGTGCCCGAAGGCGTGAAGCCCGTGGTGCGCTTTCGCAATCCGCTCGCGGGCGTCGTCGCTTGGGACGATGCCGTGAAGGGCCGCATCGAAATCTCGAACGAGGAACTCGACGACCTCGTGATCGCGCGTCCCGACGGCACGCCGACGTACAACTTCTGCGTGGTCGTCGACGATCTCGACATGGAGATCACCCACGTCATTCGCGGCGACGATCACGTCAACAACACGCCGCGTCAGATCAACATCCTGCGCGCGCTCGGCGGCGAGGTGCCTGTCTATGCGCACCTTCCGACCGTGCTGAACGAGCAGGGCGAGAAGATGAGCAAGCGGCATGGCGCGATGAGCGTGGTCGGTTATCGCGATGCGGGCTATCTGCCGGAGGCCGTGCTCAACTATCTGGCGCGGCTCGGCTGGTCGCACGGCGATGCGGAAATCTTCTCGCGCGAGCAGTTCGTCGAATGGTTCGACCTGGAGCATCTCGGCAAGTCGCCCGCGCAGTACGACCACGACAAGCTCAATTGGCTGAACGCGCATTACATCAAGGAAGCCGACAACGCGCGGCTCGCGGAGTTGACGAAGCCGTTCCTGCACCAGGCGGGCATCGACGCGGCCGCAATCGACGGCGGCGCGCCGCTCGCCCAGGTCGTCGCGCTGCTGAAGGACCGCGCATCGACGGTAAAGGAAATTGCCGAGAACGCCGCCATGTTCTATCGCGAGCCGGCGATCGATCCGCAAGACTACGCGCAGCATGTCACCGACGCGGTTCGTCCGGCAATCGCGGAGCTTCGCGCGACGCTGGAGGGCGCGGAATGGGCGAAGGAAGCGATTTCGGCGGCGCTGAAGGCGACGCTCGGCGCGCACAAGCTCAAAATGCCGCAACTGGCGATGCCGGTGCGCCTGCTCGTCGCGGGAACGACGCATACGCCGTCCATCGACGCGGTGCTGATGCTCTTCGGCCGCGAGACGGTGTTGCGCCGGCTGGAAAAAGCAGCCGCATGA
- a CDS encoding GNAT family N-acetyltransferase — protein sequence MLDPTEDLSLYQLRQATMADFAFAESLTHDNMVGYYRRHNLVWRGDLFLSSWRESENFILQADGVPIGVMRVTEEDDSLHIRDVQIAQGYRGRGAGTFLLSTAHRWARARGLAECQLRVFVDNPAARLYLRLGYRPAGPRLAQLGAIRHMVRRV from the coding sequence ATGCTCGACCCGACCGAAGATCTCTCGCTTTACCAACTCCGCCAGGCGACGATGGCCGACTTCGCCTTCGCCGAATCCCTCACGCACGACAACATGGTCGGCTATTACCGACGCCACAATCTCGTATGGCGCGGCGATCTCTTTCTGTCGAGCTGGCGCGAGTCCGAAAACTTCATCCTGCAGGCGGACGGCGTGCCGATCGGCGTGATGCGCGTCACCGAGGAAGACGATTCGCTGCATATCCGCGACGTTCAGATCGCGCAGGGCTATCGCGGGCGCGGAGCGGGTACGTTCCTGCTGAGCACCGCCCACCGCTGGGCGCGCGCGCGTGGCCTCGCCGAGTGTCAGTTGCGCGTGTTCGTCGATAACCCCGCGGCGCGTCTCTATCTGCGACTTGGCTATCGTCCGGCGGGGCCGCGGCTCGCGCAGCTTGGCGCCATCCGGCATATGGTTCGGCGCGTCTGA
- a CDS encoding helix-turn-helix domain-containing protein — translation MATFADSLPHVEQVEHLDIPVEHSPTLEHPIRVRSRPVPYGVRIALHTHPWAQVAYTSRGVLRVATADSTWMVPPSRAIWVPPNVTHEVVIVEDAYLRTLYVDASVVPAGLGACRVVEVSPLLREVIASLDEEPITRERERLLGTLALDEIIRSQPLPLSVPMPNEKRLRALCDAVLADPSHSDLERWSSEAGASTRTIARLFRRELGVSFSQWRQQAVLARAIPLLSQGRPLAQVALELGYQSQSAFSAMFRRAFGESPRAFFARDSSDEPDAGNA, via the coding sequence ATGGCTACGTTCGCCGATTCACTGCCGCACGTCGAGCAGGTCGAGCATCTCGACATTCCCGTCGAGCACTCGCCGACGCTCGAGCATCCGATCCGCGTGCGCTCGCGGCCAGTGCCCTATGGCGTTCGCATCGCGTTGCATACGCATCCGTGGGCGCAGGTGGCCTATACGTCGCGCGGCGTGCTGCGCGTCGCGACGGCCGACTCGACCTGGATGGTGCCGCCCTCTCGCGCCATCTGGGTTCCGCCCAATGTCACGCACGAAGTGGTCATTGTGGAGGATGCGTACTTGCGCACGCTCTACGTCGACGCGAGCGTCGTGCCGGCGGGCCTCGGCGCTTGCCGGGTCGTCGAGGTGTCGCCGCTGCTGCGCGAAGTGATCGCGTCGCTGGACGAAGAGCCGATCACGCGCGAGCGCGAGCGCCTGCTCGGGACACTCGCGCTCGACGAAATCATCCGCTCGCAGCCGCTGCCTCTTTCCGTGCCGATGCCCAACGAGAAACGCCTGCGCGCGCTTTGCGACGCCGTGCTTGCCGATCCGTCTCATTCGGACCTCGAACGCTGGTCGTCCGAGGCGGGCGCAAGCACGCGCACGATCGCGCGCCTTTTCAGACGCGAACTCGGCGTGAGCTTCTCGCAATGGCGGCAACAGGCGGTGCTCGCGCGCGCCATTCCGCTATTGAGCCAGGGCCGGCCGCTCGCGCAAGTGGCGCTGGAATTGGGCTATCAAAGTCAGAGCGCGTTCTCGGCGATGTTTCGCCGTGCCTTCGGCGAGAGTCCTCGCGCCTTTTTCGCGCGCGATTCGAGCGATGAACCCGACGCCGGCAATGCCTGA
- a CDS encoding gamma-glutamylcyclotransferase has product MQHVFVYGTLRAGEVNDINRAAERHAIASPTFIGTAHVRGWLFDFGKYPGLVLDAAGSLVIGDVYRIEDSLVPVLDEIEEVYPGVEGLFRAHRLHVEVQLDGEAPHVDCLVYPVEASAVEGLPRIEGGDWVAHRFARCA; this is encoded by the coding sequence ATGCAACACGTCTTTGTCTACGGCACACTGCGCGCCGGTGAGGTGAACGACATCAACCGCGCCGCCGAGCGTCACGCGATTGCCTCGCCGACCTTCATCGGCACGGCGCACGTTCGCGGCTGGCTTTTCGATTTCGGGAAGTATCCCGGCCTCGTGCTCGATGCCGCGGGGTCGCTCGTCATCGGCGACGTCTACCGGATCGAAGATTCGCTCGTCCCCGTTCTCGATGAGATCGAAGAGGTGTATCCGGGTGTGGAGGGACTATTCCGCGCGCATCGGCTGCACGTCGAAGTACAACTGGACGGCGAAGCGCCGCACGTCGATTGCCTGGTGTACCCGGTCGAGGCGAGCGCCGTCGAGGGACTGCCGCGCATCGAAGGCGGCGATTGGGTCGCGCATCGTTTCGCGCGATGTGCGTGA
- a CDS encoding YdcF family protein codes for MLLIWGFGTGWFARPLLGLAQRGYEQTIPPSFAPRTAIILMGGGTDRRQGTLVPKHDSMTRIAAVALLYRQCRDAGASCRVILSGGDPEHHGQAEADNYAPYVLARGVPSADLTRENTSYNTYENARNVAAILGNAHDSALIVVTSAYHMRRSLRAFEAFGYEPQPYVSNVRSTPMTVIPRFWNFVNSELALHELIGLARFYVWRWLHLY; via the coding sequence TTGCTGCTGATCTGGGGATTCGGCACCGGCTGGTTCGCGCGCCCGCTGCTCGGTCTCGCGCAGCGTGGCTATGAGCAGACGATACCGCCCTCGTTCGCACCCAGGACTGCCATCATCCTAATGGGCGGCGGCACGGATCGCCGCCAAGGGACGCTCGTGCCTAAGCATGACTCGATGACGCGCATCGCCGCCGTCGCCCTCCTCTACAGACAATGCCGCGACGCGGGCGCGTCGTGCCGCGTGATCCTGAGCGGCGGCGATCCGGAGCATCACGGACAGGCGGAAGCCGATAACTACGCGCCTTACGTACTGGCCCGGGGCGTGCCGTCCGCCGATCTCACGCGGGAAAACACGAGCTACAACACCTACGAGAACGCGAGAAACGTAGCCGCCATACTAGGGAACGCACATGACAGCGCTTTGATCGTCGTGACGTCCGCTTATCACATGCGACGCTCGCTCCGGGCCTTCGAGGCGTTCGGCTATGAACCGCAGCCCTACGTCTCGAACGTGCGGAGCACGCCCATGACGGTGATTCCGCGCTTTTGGAACTTCGTGAATAGCGAACTCGCGCTGCACGAACTCATCGGGCTTGCGCGTTTCTACGTCTGGCGCTGGCTGCATCTGTACTAG